In Pseudomonadota bacterium, the sequence GCGCCCATGAACAGCTTTTCCTTTATCCAGATTACTTCTGTGCTCGGGCTTTGTATGATTGCGTTCACTGCGATGAGCGCTGCATCACTATTTGCCCTTATCTTGAGAAGTGTCAACATCTCATCAAGGATGTAGTCCGTTGTGCAAAGGATTGCTTTTTCTTGCTTTAGCTGTTGCCATATCTTCAGGGCGCTTTCATGATTCGTATCTTTCTTATC encodes:
- a CDS encoding PIN domain-containing protein, which produces MRVFVDTSAWVAYFDKKDTNHESALKIWQQLKQEKAILCTTDYILDEMLTLLKIRANSDAALIAVNAIIQSPSTEVIWIKEKLFMGALKLFEKYNDQRFSFTDCISFEVMKTSNIQKAFAFDLDFLKAGFETIAKTVR